Proteins encoded within one genomic window of Triticum urartu cultivar G1812 unplaced genomic scaffold, Tu2.1 TuUngrouped_contig_6834, whole genome shotgun sequence:
- the LOC125531138 gene encoding transcription factor TGAL6-like encodes MELYPGYLEDHFNIHKLSGTGGASPPEYMSSAAAAQYAPAPLRMAMYERAPPPQQHQQPQLQPALGMWSSEPYKVDSGGQATSGSSIMEPDAKFDHAGLDEDPHMDELETADQGASKPKEKVMRRLAQNREAARKSRLRKKAYIQQLESSRIKLAQLEQELQRTRQQQGMYGGNPGTSLHRGGSAGHLGFAAAGQMMDPGVAAFEIAYGHWVDDQKRNTEELRSALQPGQGTSELELEVMVQTGLANYDNLFRIKGAAAQADVFCVMSGLWRSPAERFFLWIGGFRPSEVLKILSPQLQPMSEPQSVAVYALQLTSAQAEDALSQGMQKLQQTLAESLTDPFAAPDAYMVGAVEKLKGLVGFVQQADHLRQETLQNMHRILTTRQAAKGLLVLGDYFQRLRALSTLWAARPRESAIS; translated from the exons ATGGAGCTCTACCCTGGGTACCTGGAAGACCACTTCAACATCCACAAGCTTAG CGGCACCGGCGGCGCGTCCCCGCCGGAGTACatgtcgtcggcggcggcggcgcagtaCGCGCCGGCGCCCCTCCGGATGGCCATGTACgagcgcgccccgccgccgcagcagCACCAGCAGCCCCAGCTGCAGCCGGCGCTGGGCATGTGGAGCAGCGAGCCCTACAAGGTGGACAGCGGCGGCCAGGCCACCAGCGGGTCCAGCATCATGGAGCCCGACGCCAAGTTCGACCACGCAGGG CTGGATGAGGATCCACACATGGACGAACTGGAGACGGCCGATCAGGGAGCGAGCAAGCCCAAGGAAAAG GTCATGAGAAGACTTGCACAGAACAGAGAGGCTGCCCGGAAAAGTCGCCTCAGAAAAAAG GCATACATCCAGCAGCTGGAGTCGAGCCGGATAAAGCTGGCGCAGCTGGAGCAGGAGCTGCAGCGCACCAGGCAGCAGCAAGGCATGTACGGGGGTAACCCGGGAACGAGCCTGCATCGCGGGGGCTCGGCCGGTCACCTCGGATTCGCGGCCGCGGGGCAGATGATGGACCCCGGCGTAGCGGCGTTCGAGATCGCGTACGGCCACTGGGTGGACGATCAGAAGCGGAACACGGAGGAGCTGCGGAGCGCGCTGCAGCCGGGGCAGGGCACGTCGGAGCTGGAGCTGGAGGTGATGGTGCAGACCGGGCTCGCCAACTACGACAACCTCTTCCGGATCAAGGGCGCCGCCGCGCAGGCCGACGTCTTCTGCGTCATGTCGGGGCTCTGGAGGTCCCCCGCCGAGCGCTTCTTCCTCTGGATCGGCGGCTTCCGGCCCTCCGAGGTCCTCAAG ATCTTGAGCCCGCAGCTGCAGCCGATGTCGGAGCCGCAGTCGGTGGCGGTGTACGCGCTGCAGCTgacgtcggcgcaggcggaggaCGCGCTGTCGCAGGGCATGCAGAAGCTGCAGCAGACGCTGGCCGAGTCCCTCACGGACCCCTTCGCCGCTCCCGACGCCTACATGGTCGGCGCCGTCGAGAAGCTCAAGGGCCTCGTCGGCTTCGTGCAGCAG GCGGACCATCTCCGGCAGGAGACGCTGCAGAACATGCACAGGATCCTGACGACGCGGCAGGCGGCCAAGGGCCTGCTCGTGCTGGGGGACTACTTCCAGCGCCTCCGCGCGCTCAGCACGCTCTGGGCGGCCCGCCCGCGCGAGTCCGCCATAAGCTAA